One genomic window of Nicotiana sylvestris chromosome 10, ASM39365v2, whole genome shotgun sequence includes the following:
- the LOC138880067 gene encoding uncharacterized protein, with protein sequence MAGITKGIVLAKGINVKVPKRKDYGGSRDAHEVDDLLWRMDKYFEIVKEDDDVVKVRNASMYLTEVSYWGGIGSVPTWKKGLCKIKTWEKFKRELKKQFYPMNVVYEARQKLRELRQTATIREYVREFTTLMLQIM encoded by the coding sequence ATGGCCGGAATTACCAAGGGCATAGTACTTGCAAAAGGGATAAATGTGAAGGTCCCTAAGCGAAAGGACTATGGCGGTTCACGGGACGCACACGAGGTGGACGACTTACTTTGGAGGATGGACAAGTACTTTGAGATAGTCAAGGAGGATGACGATGTTGTTAAGGTGCGCAACGCCTCAATGTACTTGACCGAGGTGTCGTACTGGGGTGGCATCGGAAGTGTGCCAACATGGAAAAAAGGGCTATGCAAGATCAAGACGTGGGAAAAGTTCAAGAGGGAGTTGAAAAAACAATTCTACCCGATGAATGTGGTGTATGAGGCTAGGCAGAAATTAAGGGAGCTCCGACAGACGGCCACAATTCGGGAGTATGTACGTGAGTTCACTACCTTAATGCTGCAAATCATGTAA